A genomic region of Candidatus Effluviviaceae Genus V sp. contains the following coding sequences:
- a CDS encoding YaiI/YqxD family protein yields MTDSPETTIFVDADACPVKDEVYRVARRYGVRVTVVANSWMRVPEDDSFKLALVEGDVEAADDWIAEHAAERDIVVTADIPLADRCLKAGARVLGHRGREFTHDSIGEAVAARNLSAELRDMGIQTKGPDPFDRKDRSRFLQALDAMLQGSA; encoded by the coding sequence CTGACGGACTCACCTGAGACCACGATCTTCGTAGATGCCGACGCGTGCCCCGTCAAGGACGAGGTCTACCGCGTCGCTCGCCGGTACGGCGTCCGTGTGACCGTCGTCGCGAACTCGTGGATGCGCGTACCGGAGGATGACAGTTTCAAGCTGGCTCTCGTCGAGGGTGACGTCGAGGCGGCCGACGACTGGATCGCGGAGCACGCGGCTGAACGTGACATCGTCGTGACCGCCGACATCCCGCTGGCGGACCGCTGCCTGAAGGCGGGCGCGCGCGTGCTCGGCCACCGCGGGCGCGAGTTCACGCACGACTCGATCGGGGAGGCCGTGGCGGCCCGAAACCTCTCGGCCGAGCTTCGCGACATGGGCATCCAAACGAAGGGACCCGACCCGTTCGACAGGAAGGACCGGTCGCGCTTCCTGCAGGCTCTTGACGCGATGCTGCAGGGCTCCGCATGA
- a CDS encoding cold-shock protein codes for MGTTGTVKWFNDSKGFGFIELEDGSKDVFVHHTAIQGGDEFKTLTEGERVEFDVVQGEKGPAAENVRKIEA; via the coding sequence GTGGGTACGACAGGAACAGTGAAGTGGTTCAACGACAGCAAGGGTTTCGGCTTCATCGAGCTCGAGGACGGTTCCAAGGACGTCTTCGTTCATCATACGGCCATCCAGGGTGGCGACGAGTTCAAGACCCTGACCGAGGGTGAGCGCGTGGAGTTCGACGTCGTTCAGGGCGAGAAGGGCCCCGCGGCGGAGAACGTCAGGAAGATCGAGGCGTAG